The following are encoded in a window of Streptomyces sp. 11x1 genomic DNA:
- a CDS encoding pyridoxamine 5'-phosphate oxidase family protein, whose amino-acid sequence MTVTQRRGRKIMMEPSELDAFLSTQRTCRVATVGSDGAPHISPLWFVWDGTALWLYSITRSKRWSALRRDPRVAVVVDAGEEYGELRGVELSGTVDFVGEVPRTGEAVPELVEVERLFARKNFGIDEMPHDGRHAWLRLTPDAVASWDFRKLGSP is encoded by the coding sequence ATGACCGTCACCCAACGCCGGGGCCGGAAGATCATGATGGAACCCTCCGAACTGGACGCGTTCCTGAGCACGCAGCGCACCTGCCGGGTGGCGACAGTCGGGTCCGACGGCGCCCCGCACATCAGCCCGCTCTGGTTCGTCTGGGACGGCACCGCACTCTGGCTCTACTCGATCACCCGCAGCAAACGCTGGTCCGCGCTGCGTCGCGACCCGCGCGTGGCCGTCGTGGTCGACGCGGGCGAGGAGTACGGCGAACTGCGCGGCGTCGAACTGTCCGGCACCGTCGATTTCGTCGGCGAGGTGCCGCGCACGGGCGAGGCCGTCCCCGAACTCGTCGAGGTGGAGCGGCTGTTCGCCCGGAAGAACTTCGGCATCGACGAGATGCCCCACGACGGCAGGCACGCCTGGCTACGTCTGACACCGGACGCCGTCGCGTCCTGGGACTTCCGCAAACTGGGCTCGCCGTGA
- a CDS encoding cysteine hydrolase, which yields MPAYASESERRRELGGLLDPATTVLLTVECQQGVVGPDGALPELAREARSSGVLARVARLVTAAHGCGAQVLHAVAERRPDGRGANRNARLFRAAERLPVRQLTGSEAVQVAPPIEVAEEDMIVRRLHGLSPLAGTDVDALLRNLGCRTLVVAGVSANVAVPNAVFDAVNLGYTVVVPGDAIAGVPADYTPAMIRHTLALVATVATTDEVVECFERPVGRASGER from the coding sequence ATGCCCGCGTACGCGAGTGAGTCCGAGCGCCGACGGGAATTGGGCGGGCTCCTCGATCCCGCCACCACCGTTCTGCTGACCGTCGAGTGTCAGCAGGGTGTCGTGGGACCCGACGGCGCGCTGCCCGAACTCGCCCGGGAGGCCCGGTCGTCGGGGGTGCTCGCGCGTGTCGCCCGGTTGGTCACCGCGGCCCACGGGTGCGGGGCGCAGGTCCTGCACGCCGTCGCCGAGCGGCGGCCCGACGGCCGGGGGGCCAACCGCAACGCACGGCTGTTCCGCGCGGCGGAACGGCTGCCCGTACGGCAGTTGACGGGCAGTGAGGCCGTACAGGTCGCGCCGCCCATCGAGGTCGCCGAGGAGGACATGATCGTACGGCGGCTGCACGGGCTGTCCCCGCTGGCGGGCACCGACGTGGACGCGCTCCTGCGCAACCTGGGCTGCCGCACCCTGGTCGTCGCCGGCGTCTCGGCCAACGTGGCCGTGCCGAACGCGGTGTTCGACGCGGTCAACCTGGGCTACACGGTGGTCGTGCCCGGCGACGCCATCGCGGGGGTGCCTGCCGACTACACCCCCGCGATGATCCGTCACACCCTCGCGCTGGTCGCCACGGTCGCGACCACGGACGAGGTGGTGGAGTGCTTCGAGCGGCCAGTTGGCCGCGCGTCCGGCGAACGCTAG
- a CDS encoding Rieske (2Fe-2S) protein, with protein sequence MTSETTKPASIPGRRTVMAAAGVAGLAVALTACGSDDDASASSSSGAGAGGDSNADSGGSTGGDTAGGSTGGDAGGKEIAKTADIPEGGGKIFESEGVVVTQPEAGTFKAFSSVCTHQGCAVKTIADGVINCPCHNSNFSIADGSVKSGPATKALPAKQVTVSGDSITLA encoded by the coding sequence ATGACCAGCGAAACGACCAAACCCGCTTCGATCCCGGGCCGTCGCACCGTGATGGCGGCCGCCGGCGTGGCGGGGCTCGCCGTCGCGCTGACCGCGTGCGGATCGGACGACGACGCGTCGGCGTCGAGTTCGTCCGGCGCCGGGGCCGGGGGCGACTCGAACGCCGACTCCGGCGGCAGCACGGGAGGCGACACGGCCGGCGGCAGCACGGGCGGCGACGCGGGCGGCAAGGAGATCGCGAAGACCGCGGACATCCCCGAGGGCGGCGGCAAGATCTTCGAGAGCGAGGGCGTCGTCGTCACCCAGCCCGAGGCGGGCACGTTCAAGGCGTTCTCGTCCGTGTGCACCCATCAGGGCTGTGCGGTGAAGACGATCGCCGACGGCGTGATCAACTGCCCCTGTCACAACAGCAACTTCTCGATCGCGGACGGCAGTGTGAAGAGCGGACCGGCGACGAAGGCGCTGCCGGCCAAGCAGGTCACCGTGTCCGGGGACTCGATCACCCTCGCCTAG
- the pflB gene encoding formate C-acetyltransferase: MTVAPHAEAAEIGVDASVEAWRGFAGTRWQESVDVRDFIQANYTPYEGGSEFLAGPTGRTRAVWDKVSALFPVERERGILDVDAATPSTITSHAPGYIDRDRELVVGLQTDAPLKRAIMPNGGLRMVENGLAAYGYKADPFVAEVFGTYRKTHNDGVFDAYTPEMRAARKAGIITGLPDAYGRGRIIGDYRRVALYGTNRLIEAKWAERALLDAQPSSPDVIRDREELAEQIRALGELAEMAASYGCDVTRPAATAHEAVQWLYLGFLAAVKEQNGAAMSLGRTSTFLDVYLQRDLDEGRIDETRAQELIDDFVIKLRIVRFLRTPEYDALFSGDPTWVTESIGGIGADDRPLVTRTSFRFLQTLYNLGPAPEPNLTVLWSPRLPEGFKRFCAQVSIDTSSIQYESDELMRPRTGDDTAIACCVSAMAVGKQMQFFGARVNLAKALLYAVNGGRDEMTGEQIAPEMPPLMGEYLNYDELSAAYDRVLDWLAATYVDALNVIHYMHDKYAYERIEMALHDYPVHRFMACGIAGLSVAVDSLSAVKHARVKVFRDATGLAVDFRTEGEFPAYGNNDDRADDLAVELVESFMAKVRKHPTYRGAEHTQSVLTITSNVVYGKHTGNTPDGRRAGAPFAPGANPMNGRDRHGMVASALSVAKLPYEAARDGISLTSTVTPEGLGHDPAERAANLAGILDAYMASGGFHMNVNVLNRATLEDAVEHPEKYPELTIRVSGYAVNFVRLTREQQLDVISRTFHGTL, from the coding sequence ATGACGGTGGCACCCCACGCAGAAGCGGCCGAGATCGGCGTGGACGCATCCGTGGAGGCGTGGCGCGGATTCGCCGGAACACGGTGGCAGGAGAGCGTCGACGTACGGGACTTCATCCAGGCCAACTACACGCCGTATGAAGGCGGCTCGGAGTTCCTGGCCGGCCCGACCGGGCGCACCCGCGCGGTCTGGGACAAGGTCAGCGCCCTGTTCCCCGTGGAGCGGGAGAGGGGCATCCTCGACGTCGACGCGGCCACCCCGTCCACCATCACCTCGCACGCGCCTGGGTACATCGACCGCGACCGTGAGCTGGTCGTCGGCCTGCAGACCGACGCGCCGCTCAAGCGGGCGATCATGCCGAACGGCGGCCTGAGGATGGTGGAGAACGGGCTGGCGGCGTACGGCTACAAGGCCGATCCGTTCGTGGCGGAGGTCTTCGGCACCTACCGCAAGACCCACAACGACGGCGTCTTCGACGCCTACACCCCCGAGATGCGCGCCGCCCGCAAGGCCGGGATCATCACCGGGCTGCCGGACGCGTACGGCCGCGGACGGATCATCGGTGACTACCGGCGTGTCGCCCTGTACGGCACCAACCGGCTGATCGAGGCCAAGTGGGCCGAGCGGGCGCTGCTGGACGCGCAACCCTCCAGCCCGGACGTCATCCGGGACCGTGAGGAGCTCGCCGAGCAGATTCGCGCGCTGGGGGAGCTGGCCGAGATGGCCGCCTCCTACGGCTGTGATGTCACCCGCCCCGCCGCCACCGCACATGAGGCGGTGCAGTGGCTCTACCTGGGCTTCCTGGCCGCGGTGAAGGAGCAGAACGGCGCCGCGATGTCGCTGGGACGAACCTCCACCTTCCTGGACGTCTACCTCCAGCGGGACCTGGACGAGGGCCGTATCGACGAGACCCGCGCCCAGGAGCTGATCGACGACTTCGTCATCAAGCTGCGGATCGTACGGTTCCTGCGCACCCCCGAGTACGACGCCCTCTTCTCCGGCGACCCCACCTGGGTGACGGAGTCCATCGGCGGCATCGGCGCCGACGACCGCCCGCTGGTGACGCGGACGTCCTTCCGCTTCCTGCAGACGCTGTACAACCTGGGCCCCGCCCCCGAGCCGAACCTCACCGTCCTGTGGTCTCCGCGGCTGCCCGAGGGCTTCAAGCGGTTCTGCGCCCAGGTCTCCATCGACACCAGCTCCATCCAGTACGAGTCCGACGAGCTGATGAGGCCGCGCACCGGTGACGACACGGCGATCGCCTGCTGTGTGTCCGCGATGGCGGTGGGCAAGCAGATGCAGTTCTTCGGCGCCCGGGTCAACCTTGCCAAGGCGTTGCTGTACGCGGTCAACGGCGGCCGGGACGAGATGACCGGCGAGCAGATCGCGCCGGAGATGCCCCCGCTGATGGGCGAGTACCTGAATTATGACGAGCTGTCGGCGGCGTACGACCGGGTGCTGGACTGGCTGGCGGCCACGTACGTCGACGCACTGAACGTCATCCACTACATGCACGACAAGTACGCCTACGAGCGGATCGAGATGGCGCTGCACGACTACCCCGTGCACCGTTTCATGGCGTGCGGCATCGCGGGTCTGTCGGTCGCCGTGGACAGCCTGTCGGCGGTCAAGCACGCGCGTGTGAAGGTCTTCAGGGACGCCACGGGCCTCGCCGTCGACTTCCGCACCGAGGGGGAGTTTCCCGCGTACGGCAACAACGACGACCGCGCCGACGACCTCGCCGTCGAGCTGGTGGAGTCGTTCATGGCGAAGGTGCGCAAGCACCCCACGTACCGGGGCGCCGAGCACACGCAGTCGGTGCTGACCATCACCTCGAATGTGGTGTATGGCAAGCACACGGGTAACACCCCGGACGGCCGGCGCGCGGGTGCCCCGTTCGCACCCGGCGCGAACCCGATGAACGGGCGCGACCGGCACGGCATGGTCGCCTCCGCGCTGTCGGTGGCGAAGCTCCCGTACGAGGCCGCCCGCGACGGCATTTCCCTCACGTCGACCGTCACGCCTGAGGGGCTCGGCCACGACCCGGCCGAGCGCGCCGCGAACCTGGCCGGCATCCTCGACGCCTACATGGCCTCCGGCGGCTTCCACATGAACGTCAACGTGCTGAACCGGGCGACGCTCGAGGACGCCGTGGAACACCCGGAGAAGTACCCGGAGTTGACGATCCGGGTCTCCGGCTACGCGGTCAACTTCGTCCGTCTGACCCGCGAGCAGCAGCTCGACGTGATCAGCCGCACCTTCCATGGGACGCTGTGA
- the pflA gene encoding pyruvate formate-lyase-activating protein, which produces MNTVTQLAAGQVSGRIHSWDLSTGVDGPGTRFVLFVSGCPLRCLYCANPDTWHMRDGRQASVDEVMAELDKYRTFITTAGGGVTLTGGEPLLQPAFTGAVLRRCKEAGLHTALDTSGFLGARATDELLADTDLVLLDIKSFDVATYRKLTGGSLAPTLNFATRLDRLGIPVHVRYVLVPGWTDDPKAIDGLGVFLAGLSNVDRVDVLPFHKLGAHKYDALGLPFPLRDTATPAPELTERVREQFREHGLRAL; this is translated from the coding sequence GTGAACACCGTGACGCAGCTCGCCGCCGGACAGGTCTCGGGACGGATCCACTCCTGGGACCTGTCCACCGGAGTCGACGGCCCAGGCACGCGGTTCGTGCTGTTCGTCAGCGGCTGTCCACTGCGCTGCCTGTACTGCGCCAACCCCGACACCTGGCACATGCGCGACGGACGCCAGGCCTCCGTCGACGAGGTGATGGCCGAGCTCGACAAGTACCGGACCTTCATCACCACGGCGGGCGGGGGAGTGACCCTCACGGGAGGCGAGCCCCTGCTCCAGCCGGCATTCACGGGCGCGGTGCTGCGCCGCTGCAAGGAGGCCGGCCTGCACACCGCTCTGGACACCTCCGGCTTCCTGGGCGCCCGCGCGACCGACGAACTGCTCGCCGACACCGATCTGGTCCTGCTCGACATCAAGTCCTTCGACGTCGCCACCTATCGAAAGCTCACCGGCGGCTCGCTCGCCCCCACCCTGAACTTCGCCACCCGACTGGACCGGTTGGGCATCCCGGTGCACGTTCGCTATGTGCTGGTCCCCGGTTGGACCGACGACCCGAAAGCCATCGACGGCCTGGGCGTGTTCCTGGCCGGGCTGAGCAACGTCGACCGGGTCGACGTCCTGCCCTTCCACAAACTCGGCGCCCACAAGTACGACGCCCTCGGGCTGCCCTTCCCCCTGCGCGACACCGCCACGCCCGCCCCGGAGCTGACCGAGCGCGTGCGTGAGCAGTTCCGGGAGCACGGGCTCCGGGCCCTGTGA
- a CDS encoding transposase: MQKPSTCSTPARSIKIRSGSVVGRPVYVAVGVDMDGCKDVLGLWVGAAGESSTTWTAVLSELRNRGIDDVCGCTSWGVSGRSRRPPAGARRTAGSITGCVRVRSALGSATIRRHRPTRARQPSRHAPRCRFLSGAVARR; encoded by the coding sequence GTGCAGAAGCCCTCCACGTGCTCAACGCCGGCACGGTCGATCAAGATCCGCTCCGGGTCGGTGGTCGGCCGGCCGGTCTACGTGGCCGTCGGCGTCGACATGGACGGCTGCAAGGACGTGCTCGGCCTGTGGGTCGGCGCCGCAGGCGAGAGCTCCACGACCTGGACGGCAGTGTTGTCGGAGCTGCGCAATCGCGGCATCGACGACGTGTGCGGTTGTACCAGCTGGGGTGTGTCGGGAAGATCCCGTCGGCCACCGGCAGGTGCTCGACGTACGGCTGGAAGTATCACTGGGTGCGTTCGCGTTCGGTCGGCTTTGGGCAGCGCCACGATTCGTCGCCACCGGCCGACTCGTGCACGCCAGCCGAGCCGTCATGCGCCGAGGTGCCGATTCCTGAGCGGCGCGGTCGCCAGGCGCTGA
- a CDS encoding pyridoxamine 5'-phosphate oxidase family protein yields MTTNNALPFTVGPRHSVGLDSAEALRLLGSVSLGRIVFTQQALPTIRPVNHILDDGDIIIRTHEGSVITAHTRHANSSGVVVAYEADAIDADTHLGWSVVVTGYARLITDPHELARYQALLHPWVKQTMDYAVRIHPDLVTGIRLTAADETISA; encoded by the coding sequence ATGACCACCAACAACGCCCTGCCCTTCACCGTCGGTCCACGGCACAGCGTGGGACTCGACAGCGCCGAGGCCCTGCGCCTCCTGGGCAGCGTCTCCCTGGGCAGGATCGTCTTCACCCAGCAGGCGCTCCCCACGATCCGGCCGGTCAACCACATCCTCGACGACGGCGACATCATCATCCGCACCCACGAAGGCTCGGTGATCACCGCGCACACCCGCCATGCGAACAGCTCAGGCGTCGTCGTCGCCTACGAGGCCGACGCCATCGACGCGGACACCCACCTCGGCTGGAGCGTGGTCGTCACCGGCTACGCCCGCCTGATCACCGACCCCCACGAACTGGCCCGTTACCAGGCGCTGCTTCATCCCTGGGTGAAGCAGACCATGGACTACGCAGTCCGCATCCACCCCGACCTGGTCACGGGAATCCGGCTCACCGCCGCGGACGAGACCATCAGCGCCTGA
- the adhE gene encoding bifunctional acetaldehyde-CoA/alcohol dehydrogenase: MTRQEAGTTTTTPLTEAPSDTTIAVDRLVTAGSKALTDYEELDQEQVDHIVRKASVAALDRHTALARLAVEETGRGLFEDKAAKNMFACEHVTHSMGHMKTVGVIARDDVEDLVEIAEPVGVIAAVTPVTNPTSTTIFKALMALKTRNPVVFAFHPSAQRCSAEAARVVRDAAVAAGAPEHCIQWIETPSIEATRTLMHHPGISLILATGGNAMVKAAYSAGKPALGVGAGNVPAYVHKSAKLRRAVNDLVLSKSFDNGMICASEQAVILDDEIYDAALAEFRTLHAHLATAEEKAKLEVFLFPTGKAAGSGCEPKVNSAAVGQSPAWIAEQAGFTVPADTSLILVEAERVGPDEPLTREKLCPVLAVLRAGSEQQGFDLAADMVAFHGQGHSAVIHTEDPALAEAYGRRIKTVRVIVNSPSSQGAIGGIYNSLLPSLTLGCGSWGSTSVSNNVSAAQLLNIKRVSTRRNNLQWFKVPPKIYFEPQALRYLQSMPDVHRVTVVTDATMTRLGFVDRVTRILQRRREPVTVQIIDNVEPEPSIDSVRRGARLMGDFRPDTIIALGGGSPMDAAKVMWLLYEQQADGKDVDFADMRHKFSDIRKRAFRFPVLGKLARLVCVPTTSGTGAEVTPFAVISDPATGKKYPLADYALTPSVAIVDPLLTTELPPALAADSGFDALTHAIEAYVSVYANDFTDGLALHAIRLIFDNIAASVNDGAGSPQAREKMHNAGTIAGMAFGNAFLGIVHAMSHTLGATFHVAHGRTNAVLLPHVIRYNGTVPTKLTGWPKYEHYRAPERFQDIARTLGLPAATPQEGVESLASAVERLRDSVGIEPSFSALAVDERAFLDALPQQALNAYEDQCAPANPRMPMLDDMQELMRTAYYGQKDAPSA; the protein is encoded by the coding sequence ATGACCCGACAGGAAGCCGGGACCACGACCACGACTCCTCTCACCGAGGCTCCGTCCGACACCACCATCGCGGTGGACCGGTTGGTGACGGCCGGGTCGAAGGCGCTCACCGACTACGAGGAGCTCGACCAGGAGCAGGTCGACCACATCGTCAGGAAGGCCTCGGTCGCCGCTCTGGACCGGCACACCGCGCTGGCACGGCTCGCAGTGGAGGAGACCGGACGCGGCCTGTTCGAGGACAAGGCGGCCAAGAACATGTTCGCGTGTGAGCACGTCACGCACAGCATGGGCCACATGAAGACCGTCGGCGTGATCGCCCGCGACGACGTGGAGGACCTGGTGGAGATCGCCGAACCGGTCGGCGTGATCGCCGCGGTCACCCCGGTCACCAATCCGACCTCCACCACGATCTTCAAGGCGCTGATGGCGCTGAAGACCCGCAACCCGGTCGTCTTCGCCTTCCACCCCTCCGCCCAGCGGTGCAGCGCCGAAGCGGCCCGCGTCGTGCGCGACGCCGCCGTCGCCGCCGGTGCGCCCGAGCACTGCATCCAGTGGATCGAGACCCCGTCCATCGAGGCCACGCGCACCCTGATGCACCACCCCGGCATCTCCCTCATCCTCGCCACCGGCGGCAACGCCATGGTCAAGGCCGCGTACTCGGCGGGAAAGCCCGCTCTCGGCGTGGGCGCCGGCAACGTCCCCGCCTACGTGCACAAGAGCGCGAAGCTGCGCCGGGCCGTCAACGACCTGGTGCTGTCGAAGTCGTTCGACAACGGGATGATCTGCGCCTCCGAGCAGGCCGTCATCCTCGACGACGAGATCTACGACGCCGCCCTCGCCGAGTTCCGCACCCTGCACGCCCACCTGGCGACCGCCGAGGAGAAGGCGAAGCTGGAGGTCTTCCTCTTCCCGACCGGCAAGGCGGCCGGCAGCGGCTGCGAGCCCAAGGTCAACTCCGCGGCCGTGGGGCAGAGCCCCGCCTGGATCGCGGAACAGGCCGGGTTCACCGTGCCCGCCGACACCTCGCTCATCCTGGTCGAGGCCGAGCGGGTCGGCCCGGACGAGCCGCTGACCCGCGAGAAGCTCTGCCCCGTGCTCGCCGTGCTGCGCGCCGGTTCCGAACAACAGGGCTTCGACCTCGCCGCGGACATGGTCGCCTTCCACGGCCAGGGCCACAGCGCCGTCATCCACACCGAGGATCCCGCGCTCGCGGAGGCGTACGGCCGCCGCATCAAGACGGTGCGCGTCATCGTCAACTCCCCGTCCTCGCAGGGCGCCATCGGCGGCATCTACAACAGCCTGCTGCCGTCGCTGACGCTCGGCTGCGGCTCCTGGGGCAGCACCTCGGTGTCCAACAACGTCTCCGCCGCCCAACTGCTCAACATCAAGCGGGTCTCCACCCGTCGCAACAACCTCCAGTGGTTCAAGGTCCCACCGAAGATCTACTTCGAGCCGCAGGCCCTGCGCTACCTGCAGTCCATGCCGGACGTCCACCGCGTCACCGTCGTCACCGACGCCACCATGACCCGCCTCGGCTTCGTCGACCGCGTCACCCGCATCCTGCAGCGCCGCCGCGAGCCGGTCACCGTGCAGATCATCGACAACGTCGAACCCGAACCGAGCATCGACTCCGTCCGGCGCGGTGCCCGCCTCATGGGCGACTTCCGACCGGACACGATCATCGCGCTGGGCGGCGGCTCGCCGATGGACGCGGCCAAGGTGATGTGGCTGCTGTACGAGCAGCAGGCCGACGGCAAGGACGTCGACTTCGCCGACATGCGGCACAAGTTCTCCGACATCCGCAAGCGCGCCTTCCGCTTCCCCGTCCTGGGCAAGCTCGCCCGCCTGGTGTGCGTGCCCACCACGTCCGGAACCGGCGCCGAGGTCACCCCCTTCGCCGTCATCTCCGACCCGGCCACCGGCAAGAAGTACCCACTCGCCGACTACGCGCTCACCCCCAGCGTGGCCATCGTCGACCCGCTGCTCACCACCGAACTGCCGCCCGCGCTCGCCGCCGACAGCGGCTTCGACGCCCTCACCCACGCCATCGAGGCGTACGTGTCCGTCTACGCCAACGACTTCACCGACGGCCTGGCGCTCCACGCGATCCGCCTCATCTTCGACAACATCGCGGCCTCCGTGAACGACGGCGCGGGAAGTCCCCAGGCCCGGGAGAAGATGCACAACGCCGGCACCATCGCGGGCATGGCCTTCGGCAACGCCTTCCTCGGCATCGTCCACGCCATGTCCCACACCCTCGGCGCCACCTTCCACGTCGCCCACGGCCGCACCAACGCCGTCCTGCTGCCGCACGTCATCCGCTACAACGGCACCGTCCCCACGAAGCTCACCGGCTGGCCCAAGTACGAGCACTACCGCGCCCCCGAACGCTTCCAGGACATCGCCCGCACCCTCGGTCTGCCCGCCGCCACGCCTCAGGAGGGCGTGGAGTCGCTGGCCTCGGCCGTGGAACGCCTGCGTGACAGCGTGGGCATCGAGCCGTCGTTCAGCGCCCTCGCCGTCGACGAGCGCGCGTTCCTCGACGCCCTGCCCCAGCAGGCCCTGAACGCCTACGAGGACCAGTGCGCACCCGCCAATCCACGGATGCCGATGCTCGACGACATGCAGGAACTCATGCGCACGGCCTACTACGGCCAGAAGGACGCTCCCAGCGCATAG
- a CDS encoding CBS domain-containing protein, whose translation MKTHTVGEVMTREVIQAHRQTAFKDLVRLLNRHRIGGLPVVDTDDKVVGVISATDLVRGQADRADRRIRLPGLSRPVRVPAGGAPGLVAAELMSSPAVTVHPEQLVPEAARMMERHHIERLPVVDEEDRLIGIATRRDLLRVFLRTDEEIRRQVIDEVLVGALGLSSDAVTVFVRDGVVTLKGRLDRRSDITLAIRSAWRVEGAVGVVNGLTYSVDDCHPAEPRPIDEPAQEPPA comes from the coding sequence GTGAAGACCCACACCGTCGGAGAGGTGATGACCCGTGAGGTCATCCAGGCACATCGGCAGACGGCGTTCAAGGACCTCGTACGGCTGCTGAACCGGCACCGGATCGGCGGACTGCCCGTCGTCGACACGGACGACAAGGTGGTCGGGGTGATCTCTGCGACCGACCTCGTCCGCGGGCAGGCGGACCGCGCCGACCGGCGGATCCGCCTGCCGGGCCTGAGTCGTCCGGTGCGCGTCCCGGCGGGTGGTGCCCCGGGACTCGTCGCGGCGGAGCTGATGTCCTCACCCGCGGTCACGGTGCATCCGGAGCAACTGGTCCCGGAGGCCGCCCGGATGATGGAGCGTCACCACATCGAGCGGCTTCCCGTGGTGGACGAGGAGGACCGTCTCATCGGCATCGCCACCCGCCGCGACCTTCTGCGTGTCTTCCTGCGCACGGACGAGGAGATCCGCCGGCAGGTGATCGACGAGGTTCTGGTCGGCGCCCTCGGCCTGTCCTCCGACGCGGTCACCGTGTTCGTCCGGGACGGCGTGGTCACGCTGAAGGGTCGCCTGGATCGCCGGAGCGACATCACCCTGGCGATCCGATCGGCGTGGCGGGTCGAGGGGGCCGTCGGAGTGGTCAACGGCCTGACCTACAGCGTCGACGACTGCCACCCGGCCGAGCCGCGCCCCATTGACGAACCCGCTCAGGAACCGCCCGCGTGA
- a CDS encoding response regulator transcription factor codes for MADGEQPGHDNPIRVFLMDDHEVVRRGVHDLLNDEPDITVVGEAATAEQALVRVPALRPQVAVLDVRLPDGDGVTVCRELRSRMPDLACLMLTSFDDEEALLDSIMAGASGYVLKQIQGSDLVAAVRTVARGQSLLDPSATTKLMARLRGGQQKEEEPDALPGLTDREREILALIGEGLTNRQIGQRLFLAEKTVKNHISRLLAKLGVERRIQAAVLATEARDRLRQESR; via the coding sequence ATGGCGGACGGCGAGCAGCCCGGCCACGACAACCCGATCCGGGTCTTCCTGATGGACGACCACGAGGTGGTACGGCGCGGGGTGCACGACCTGCTGAACGACGAACCGGACATCACCGTGGTCGGCGAGGCCGCCACGGCGGAGCAGGCCCTTGTCCGCGTCCCCGCTCTGCGCCCGCAGGTCGCGGTCCTCGACGTGCGCCTGCCGGACGGCGACGGTGTCACGGTGTGCCGGGAGCTGCGTTCGCGCATGCCGGACCTGGCCTGCCTGATGCTGACCTCGTTCGACGACGAGGAGGCGCTGCTGGACTCGATCATGGCGGGCGCATCCGGTTACGTACTGAAGCAGATCCAGGGCTCCGACCTGGTGGCGGCCGTGCGCACGGTGGCCCGGGGCCAGTCGCTGCTGGACCCGAGCGCCACCACCAAGCTGATGGCCAGGCTGCGCGGCGGACAGCAGAAGGAGGAGGAGCCGGACGCCCTGCCGGGTCTGACCGACCGGGAGCGGGAGATCCTGGCCCTGATCGGCGAGGGACTGACCAACCGACAGATCGGTCAGCGCCTGTTCCTGGCCGAGAAGACGGTGAAGAACCACATTTCCCGTCTGCTTGCCAAGCTCGGCGTGGAGCGGCGCATCCAGGCCGCCGTGCTCGCCACCGAAGCCCGGGACCGGCTGCGGCAGGAAAGCCGCTGA